The proteins below are encoded in one region of Natranaerovirga hydrolytica:
- the yycF gene encoding response regulator YycF codes for MEQNVLIVDDEKAIVDILKFNLKREGFSVTVAYDGEEAIEAVKRKEPDLILLDIMMPKLDGLQTCKIIRKEFDTPIIMLTARAEEVDKVLGLELGADDYVTKPFSIRELMARVKANLRRSYVKNGEDNGKKSLLSFGALHIDVDKYEVYKEDQIIELTLREFELLKFLATQKEHIFSREQLLEKVWGYEYYGDVRTVDVTIRRLREKVEDNPGKPEFILTKRGVGYFFKG; via the coding sequence ATGGAGCAGAATGTGCTAATCGTTGATGATGAAAAAGCTATTGTAGATATATTAAAGTTTAATTTAAAAAGAGAAGGGTTTAGTGTGACAGTTGCATATGATGGAGAAGAAGCCATTGAGGCCGTTAAAAGAAAAGAGCCGGATTTAATATTGTTAGATATTATGATGCCAAAGTTAGATGGTCTGCAGACCTGTAAAATCATCAGAAAAGAATTTGATACGCCGATTATTATGCTTACAGCTAGAGCAGAAGAAGTGGACAAAGTATTGGGATTAGAGCTGGGGGCAGACGATTATGTAACAAAGCCTTTTAGCATTAGAGAGTTAATGGCAAGAGTGAAGGCGAATTTAAGAAGAAGTTATGTTAAAAATGGAGAAGACAATGGTAAAAAATCTTTATTATCATTTGGTGCATTACATATTGACGTAGACAAGTATGAAGTTTATAAAGAAGATCAAATTATTGAATTAACATTACGAGAATTTGAATTGCTTAAGTTTTTAGCCACACAAAAAGAACATATTTTTTCTAGAGAACAGCTATTAGAAAAAGTTTGGGGATATGAGTATTATGGAGATGTTAGAACCGTAGATGTTACCATTAGACGATTAAGAGAAAAGGTAGAAGACAACCCTGGCAAGCCAGAATTCATTTTAACAAAAAGAGGAGTAGGGTATTTCTTCAAAGGTTAG
- a CDS encoding ATP-binding protein, with product MKSIRWRLVSFYVVLVILVMIVSGTLIVTMLRNDSYSNLENELKETVRNIKVDIDLYATDEAIEESLTQNIEGLSSIARDKKIFLLDSEGYELYPYEDSDRSNPYNNHVVTASTNGIFVQEVGRVYTEERGQIIEYREYAEPVIVGGDEVAFIIYAKMSTALVEENLNDTIFIIVISILIALLLATVLGTVLSNSLTKPVSVLTSKAREMANGKLDNEIEVKSDDEIGELTQNFNIMARELNKTLSEMMGEKNKLETVFSHMTDGILVFDKKGMLTHINPASKVLFEGEISNNFNEIFVAFMDAEYNEMLTKVQKNTFEHVIQVKDKYLNICFAPYQLEKPDNIGIICVVQDVTQHKKLEEMQKEFVANVSHELRTPLTTIKSYTETLLEGMVDDEETTTNFLEVINNESDRMTNLVKDLLELSKLDNRQTQFKMQLMNLSYVLEESVSKYQIHAHKKNQDMILHPADKKYKVMGDPNRIEQVIKNIISNAVKYTKENGHIHINIYDEKDEVIISIKDTGVGIPQEDLNRIFERFYRVDKARSREMGGTGLGLAIAKEIMEYHNGKIRVESDAKEGTCFYLHFKNADVKE from the coding sequence ATGAAGAGTATTAGGTGGCGATTGGTTAGTTTTTATGTGGTATTGGTTATTTTGGTTATGATTGTTAGCGGGACTTTAATTGTTACCATGTTAAGAAACGATTCTTACTCCAATCTAGAAAATGAGCTAAAAGAGACCGTTAGGAACATTAAAGTTGATATAGATTTGTATGCAACGGATGAGGCAATAGAAGAATCTTTGACTCAAAATATAGAAGGCTTATCTTCTATCGCTCGAGATAAAAAAATATTTTTATTAGATAGCGAAGGGTATGAATTATATCCTTATGAAGATAGTGATAGAAGTAATCCTTATAATAATCATGTAGTAACAGCTTCTACCAATGGGATATTTGTTCAAGAAGTCGGTCGTGTTTATACAGAAGAAAGAGGGCAGATTATAGAATACAGAGAGTATGCAGAGCCAGTTATTGTAGGTGGCGATGAAGTTGCTTTTATTATCTATGCAAAAATGTCTACGGCTTTAGTAGAAGAGAATTTAAACGATACCATATTTATTATTGTCATATCCATATTAATTGCCTTATTATTAGCCACTGTTTTAGGGACGGTCCTATCCAATTCATTAACCAAACCCGTATCGGTATTAACTTCTAAAGCAAGGGAAATGGCAAACGGTAAACTAGACAATGAAATTGAAGTCAAATCCGATGATGAAATCGGAGAATTAACACAAAATTTTAATATAATGGCAAGAGAATTGAATAAGACTTTATCAGAAATGATGGGTGAAAAAAATAAATTAGAAACGGTATTCAGTCATATGACAGATGGTATTCTGGTATTTGATAAAAAAGGTATGTTAACCCATATTAATCCAGCTTCAAAAGTGCTTTTTGAAGGAGAGATTAGCAATAATTTTAATGAAATATTTGTGGCTTTTATGGATGCGGAATATAATGAGATGTTAACAAAAGTACAAAAAAACACATTTGAACATGTTATTCAAGTGAAAGACAAATATCTCAATATTTGTTTTGCGCCGTATCAGTTAGAAAAACCAGATAATATTGGAATTATATGCGTGGTTCAAGATGTTACTCAACATAAAAAGCTAGAAGAAATGCAAAAAGAATTTGTGGCCAATGTTTCTCATGAACTTAGAACGCCTTTAACCACCATAAAAAGTTATACAGAGACTTTACTAGAGGGTATGGTAGACGATGAAGAAACCACAACTAACTTTTTAGAAGTCATTAACAATGAAAGTGATAGAATGACCAATTTGGTAAAAGATCTGCTGGAGCTTTCTAAATTAGATAATCGCCAAACCCAATTTAAAATGCAATTAATGAATCTGAGCTATGTCTTAGAAGAAAGTGTGAGCAAGTATCAAATCCATGCTCATAAGAAAAATCAAGATATGATCTTACACCCAGCAGATAAAAAGTACAAAGTAATGGGAGATCCTAATAGAATTGAGCAAGTTATTAAAAATATTATTAGCAATGCCGTTAAGTATACAAAAGAAAATGGCCACATTCATATTAATATATACGATGAAAAAGATGAAGTCATTATATCCATAAAAGATACTGGTGTTGGTATTCCCCAAGAAGACCTAAATAGAATCTTTGAAAGGTTTTATAGGGTGGATAAAGCAAGGTCAAGAGAAATGGGCGGTACAGGATTAGGATTAGCCATTGCCAAAGAAATAATGGAGTATCATAATGGTAAGATAAGGGTAGAAAGTGATGCAAAAGAAGGGACTTGTTTTTACTTACACTTTAAAAACGCAGATGTTAAGGAATAG
- a CDS encoding UDP-N-acetylglucosamine 1-carboxyvinyltransferase: MEKLIIRGRKPLQGEILVNGAKNAALGVLAAAILSDEDCCIENLPNVNDINVLLQAIEKTGARVDKVNNHKVVINGSSINACSIDYESIKKIRASYYLLGALLGKYKKAEVALPGGCNIGNRPIDQHIKGFEALGATVKVEHGMIVASAEELIGTNIYLDVVSVGATINIMLAAILAKGTTTLENAAKEPHIVDVANFLNSMGADIKGAGTDIIKINGVESLHSTEYMIIPDQIEAGTFMVAAAITGGDVVVKNIIPKHMEAISAKLIEMGVTIKEGDEEIRVMAKEPLKSTHVKTLPYPGFPTDMQPQMTALLCLANGTSIMTESIFENRFKYIDELSRMGANVKVEGNSAIIDGIESFSGAEVNATDLRAGAALVLAGLAADGITSINNLEYIDRGYESIENKLNAIGADIARLSDEKEIKKFKLRTCS; the protein is encoded by the coding sequence ATGGAAAAACTGATTATTAGAGGCAGGAAGCCTTTGCAGGGAGAGATACTGGTAAATGGAGCGAAAAATGCAGCATTAGGCGTGCTTGCAGCAGCTATTTTATCAGATGAAGATTGTTGTATTGAAAACTTACCCAATGTAAATGACATAAATGTTTTATTACAAGCCATCGAAAAAACGGGGGCTCGTGTAGATAAAGTTAACAATCATAAAGTAGTCATTAATGGCAGCAGTATTAATGCTTGTTCAATAGATTATGAATCCATAAAGAAAATAAGAGCATCTTATTATCTATTAGGTGCTTTGCTTGGTAAATACAAAAAAGCAGAAGTTGCACTTCCAGGTGGGTGTAACATTGGTAATAGACCCATAGACCAACATATAAAAGGATTTGAAGCTCTTGGTGCAACGGTAAAAGTTGAGCACGGAATGATTGTTGCAAGTGCAGAGGAGTTAATTGGAACCAATATTTACTTAGACGTGGTTAGTGTTGGTGCTACCATTAATATAATGTTAGCAGCCATCTTAGCAAAAGGAACAACCACTCTAGAAAATGCAGCAAAAGAACCCCATATTGTAGATGTAGCCAACTTTTTAAATAGTATGGGTGCAGATATAAAAGGTGCTGGAACAGATATTATTAAGATTAATGGTGTAGAGTCATTGCATTCAACAGAATATATGATTATTCCTGATCAGATTGAAGCAGGAACATTTATGGTAGCGGCAGCTATTACAGGCGGTGATGTTGTTGTTAAGAACATCATACCCAAACATATGGAAGCCATTTCTGCAAAGTTAATAGAAATGGGTGTGACCATAAAAGAAGGCGATGAAGAAATAAGGGTCATGGCAAAAGAACCTCTTAAAAGTACCCATGTTAAGACCTTGCCTTATCCAGGCTTTCCAACAGATATGCAACCTCAAATGACGGCGTTACTTTGTCTAGCCAATGGCACCAGTATAATGACAGAAAGTATTTTTGAAAATCGATTCAAATACATTGATGAATTATCTAGAATGGGTGCCAATGTAAAAGTAGAAGGCAATTCAGCCATTATAGATGGTATTGAGTCATTTTCAGGAGCAGAAGTCAATGCCACAGATTTAAGAGCGGGAGCAGCTCTGGTATTAGCAGGTTTGGCAGCAGATGGGATTACCTCAATTAATAACCTTGAATATATTGATAGAGGATACGAAAGTATTGAAAATAAATTAAATGCAATTGGTGCAGATATTGCAAGATTATCCGATGAAAAAGAAATTAAGAAATTTAAGCTAAGAACGTGTAGCTAA
- a CDS encoding UDP-N-acetylmuramoyl-L-alanyl-D-glutamate--2,6-diaminopimelate ligase, translating to MVLKQLLNGIDYTILKGNKETVINKIEFNSNSIEDNDVFVAIQGFKVDGHNWIENAILNGASTIIVEKQIEIKEDVTVIKVNHTRMTLAQLASNYYDNPTHKIHLVGLTGTNGKTSTTYFLKAIYDYINKPIGVIGTIGNIVGEESRESKNTTPESLQVNGVIQEMINQHINHCVMEVSSHALALHRVEGCDFNIGLFTNLSEDHLELHKNMEEYFNAKAKLFEMTTDYNIINCDDVYGQKLIKKIKNSSAKLITYGLEKDADIKATNIICGEGYTHYTVMTPKGKTNITIQLPGIINVYNSLAAIACAYCSGISLQYIKAGIQSLEKIKGRFEVIHKEDDYKVIIDFAHTEDGLKKALETIRPFVKGRLILVFGVYAPEGEEGNQKRRLMSKVAAENADIAIATSDNPKELDPMFIINQMAHYLQEFGAQYKSILDRKEAIEYAINMCTKEDVVLLTGKGHESYQIIGNKEIPFDEKEIVKEIIDKIKNKKKQY from the coding sequence ATGGTACTGAAACAATTACTAAATGGAATAGATTATACAATTTTAAAAGGTAATAAAGAGACAGTTATCAATAAAATCGAATTTAATTCAAATAGCATTGAAGACAATGATGTGTTTGTTGCCATACAAGGTTTTAAAGTAGATGGACACAATTGGATTGAGAATGCCATTCTTAATGGCGCATCTACAATAATAGTCGAAAAACAAATAGAGATTAAAGAAGATGTAACGGTTATTAAAGTGAATCATACTAGAATGACTTTAGCACAATTAGCTTCTAATTACTATGACAATCCAACCCATAAAATTCACTTAGTGGGTCTAACAGGAACCAACGGTAAGACCTCTACAACCTATTTTTTAAAAGCCATTTATGATTATATCAATAAACCAATAGGAGTCATTGGAACAATAGGCAATATTGTAGGAGAGGAAAGTAGAGAAAGTAAAAATACCACACCAGAATCTTTACAGGTTAATGGTGTTATTCAAGAAATGATTAATCAGCATATCAATCACTGTGTTATGGAAGTGTCTTCCCATGCATTGGCCCTTCATCGAGTGGAAGGCTGTGATTTTAACATAGGTTTGTTTACCAATTTATCAGAAGACCATTTAGAGTTACATAAAAATATGGAAGAATACTTTAATGCCAAAGCCAAATTATTCGAAATGACAACTGATTATAATATTATTAACTGTGATGACGTTTATGGTCAAAAACTGATAAAGAAAATTAAAAATAGCTCAGCAAAGCTAATAACTTATGGATTAGAAAAGGATGCAGATATTAAAGCCACCAATATTATTTGTGGTGAAGGGTATACTCATTATACAGTCATGACACCAAAAGGAAAAACAAACATTACCATCCAATTGCCTGGAATCATCAATGTTTACAACAGCCTTGCAGCAATAGCGTGTGCCTATTGTAGCGGCATTTCATTACAATATATAAAAGCAGGCATCCAATCTTTGGAAAAAATAAAAGGTCGGTTTGAAGTCATACACAAAGAGGATGATTATAAAGTCATTATAGATTTTGCTCATACAGAAGATGGGTTAAAAAAGGCATTAGAAACCATTAGACCCTTTGTTAAAGGTAGACTGATACTTGTATTTGGGGTGTATGCACCAGAAGGAGAAGAAGGCAATCAAAAAAGGCGTTTAATGAGTAAAGTAGCAGCAGAAAATGCAGATATAGCCATTGCAACATCAGATAACCCAAAAGAGTTAGACCCTATGTTTATTATTAATCAAATGGCTCATTACCTACAAGAATTTGGTGCACAGTATAAAAGCATACTAGACCGTAAAGAAGCCATTGAATACGCTATTAATATGTGTACAAAAGAAGATGTGGTCTTGTTAACTGGAAAAGGACATGAAAGTTACCAAATCATTGGTAACAAAGAGATCCCTTTTGACGAAAAAGAAATTGTAAAAGAAATTATAGATAAGATTAAAAATAAGAAAAAACAGTATTAA
- the rlmH gene encoding 23S rRNA (pseudouridine(1915)-N(3))-methyltransferase RlmH, with the protein MQITVLTVGKLKEKYLKQAIEEYSKRLSRYAKLQIIEVADEKAPDNMSLSEEEQVKKKEGEKLNKYIKDNSYIVALAIEGKQLTSEAFAKTIEDLGVSGKSNITFIIGGSLGLSEDILKKADRLLSFSKMTFPHQLMRVFLLEQLYRAYRINNNEPYHK; encoded by the coding sequence ATGCAGATAACCGTATTAACCGTAGGAAAGCTAAAAGAAAAATATTTAAAACAAGCCATAGAAGAATACAGTAAACGATTAAGTCGATATGCCAAACTACAAATCATAGAAGTAGCTGATGAAAAAGCGCCGGACAATATGAGTTTAAGTGAAGAAGAACAAGTGAAGAAAAAAGAAGGAGAGAAATTAAATAAATATATCAAAGACAATAGCTATATTGTAGCGTTAGCAATAGAAGGCAAACAACTAACATCAGAAGCATTTGCAAAAACGATTGAAGACTTAGGTGTATCAGGAAAAAGCAATATCACATTTATCATTGGTGGCTCATTAGGATTATCAGAAGACATTCTTAAAAAAGCAGATAGGCTACTGAGTTTTTCTAAAATGACATTTCCCCATCAATTGATGAGGGTGTTTTTACTAGAACAGTTGTACAGAGCTTACCGCATTAACAATAATGAACCTTATCATAAGTGA
- a CDS encoding DUF6036 family nucleotidyltransferase: MLELKKQLEDKIYDMEKVAQVFNVEPFELYLLGGSACVLGGYTVRATRDFDFIDLQYPANLGKVFVQLRDFDMLEYESTILSPRYRERARKLDIFNYIHVFILSVEDIIVSKIIRLGSKDIEDIDSLILQADKDLINQIIDEVLSREDLFQSKKKAFIEQLPRFKERYNV, from the coding sequence ATGTTAGAACTAAAAAAGCAATTAGAAGATAAAATATATGATATGGAGAAGGTTGCACAAGTATTTAATGTAGAGCCTTTTGAACTTTATTTATTAGGAGGTTCAGCTTGTGTATTGGGAGGATATACAGTGCGAGCTACACGTGATTTTGACTTTATTGACTTACAGTACCCTGCTAATCTTGGAAAAGTATTTGTTCAACTAAGAGATTTTGATATGCTTGAATATGAAAGTACCATATTATCACCAAGGTACCGTGAACGCGCTAGAAAGCTAGATATATTTAACTATATACACGTATTCATCTTATCAGTGGAAGACATTATTGTAAGTAAAATTATAAGATTAGGATCAAAGGATATTGAGGATATAGATAGTCTCATTTTACAAGCAGATAAAGACTTAATAAATCAAATCATTGATGAAGTTTTGTCAAGAGAGGATTTGTTTCAGTCAAAGAAAAAGGCTTTTATAGAACAGTTGCCAAGGTTTAAGGAGAGATATAATGTATAG
- a CDS encoding glutathione peroxidase: MSIYKFKAKDINGQEVSLETYKGKVIMIVNTASKCGFTPQFEDLQKLYETYKDKGFVILGFPSNQFKNQDPGSREEIKSFCTLNYGVEFPMFDKIDVNGDDAHPLFNYLKEAAPFQGFDMSDSNNKILDALIKDNFPEFSVGNNIRWNFTKFLINKDGEAVERFESSVLPMDIEEKIKKLL, from the coding sequence ATGAGTATATATAAATTTAAAGCGAAAGATATTAACGGTCAAGAAGTGTCTCTAGAAACATACAAAGGAAAAGTTATTATGATTGTTAACACAGCAAGTAAGTGTGGCTTTACACCTCAGTTTGAAGATTTACAAAAATTATATGAAACGTATAAGGATAAAGGATTTGTTATCCTAGGATTCCCTTCCAACCAATTTAAGAATCAAGACCCTGGAAGTCGTGAAGAGATTAAATCTTTTTGTACATTAAATTATGGAGTTGAATTTCCTATGTTTGATAAGATAGATGTTAATGGAGACGATGCCCACCCACTTTTTAATTACTTAAAAGAAGCAGCACCTTTTCAAGGGTTTGATATGTCGGACTCTAATAATAAGATCTTAGACGCATTAATAAAAGATAACTTCCCTGAGTTTTCAGTAGGAAATAATATTAGATGGAACTTTACCAAATTTCTAATCAACAAAGATGGAGAAGCAGTGGAGAGATTCGAATCTTCTGTATTGCCTATGGACATTGAAGAAAAGATAAAAAAATTGCTATAA
- a CDS encoding zinc ribbon domain-containing protein produces the protein MWECKNCKSGNSDSALFCHSCGESVNKSSNQSSASHVEKFDEFVKYSQVLIKTDDFNTLRLIGTIMKVIGVIIVVVGFFMSMGLAREYGSLGIFVLVNVIAISLSIIFFLYSELTRWMLQLHHNISISAKYTYVNTKIINELLEEVQKRDRI, from the coding sequence GTGTGGGAATGTAAAAATTGTAAAAGTGGTAATTCTGACAGCGCTCTGTTCTGTCATTCCTGTGGTGAAAGTGTAAATAAGTCAAGCAATCAATCATCAGCTTCACATGTAGAAAAGTTTGATGAGTTTGTAAAATATAGTCAAGTGTTAATAAAAACCGATGATTTTAACACCTTAAGGTTGATTGGAACAATAATGAAAGTTATAGGTGTTATTATCGTAGTTGTTGGGTTTTTTATGTCTATGGGATTGGCAAGAGAATATGGGTCCTTGGGAATATTTGTTCTGGTTAATGTAATTGCAATTAGTTTAAGTATCATATTTTTCCTATATTCAGAGCTTACTAGATGGATGTTACAATTGCATCATAATATTAGCATAAGTGCAAAGTACACCTATGTAAATACTAAAATTATTAATGAATTACTAGAAGAAGTTCAAAAAAGAGATCGTATATAA
- a CDS encoding RNA polymerase sigma factor, with protein sequence MKRIKEGDKEAFDILVRKYYQNIYNYCVRRTGNEMIAGDLTQDTFVKLIKGIESYKFTGKFINYLFTIAVNTCNDYFRKTNETYGELEDLEDQFTISPMENVLDQEEKIYIRKIIDALPAYQKEAIILYYYHDMKGKDIARITGEKLSTIKSRLKQGKDRLRKILEEEEYFEK encoded by the coding sequence ATAAAACGTATTAAAGAAGGGGATAAAGAGGCTTTTGATATCTTAGTTAGAAAATACTATCAAAATATCTATAATTATTGTGTAAGACGTACTGGAAATGAAATGATCGCTGGAGATTTAACACAAGATACCTTTGTTAAGCTTATTAAGGGTATAGAGTCCTATAAATTCACAGGTAAATTTATCAATTATTTATTTACCATAGCCGTTAATACGTGTAATGATTATTTTAGAAAAACCAATGAAACATATGGTGAATTGGAAGATTTGGAAGATCAATTTACGATATCACCTATGGAAAATGTTTTGGATCAAGAGGAAAAAATATACATTAGGAAAATAATTGACGCACTACCAGCTTACCAAAAAGAAGCCATTATCTTGTACTATTATCACGATATGAAAGGCAAAGATATTGCTAGAATAACAGGAGAAAAACTCTCTACAATCAAGTCCAGATTAAAACAAGGGAAGGACAGGCTTAGGAAAATATTAGAAGAGGAGGAGTACTTTGAAAAATAA
- a CDS encoding ABC transporter ATP-binding protein — translation MELKIEGLSKSYKGKLVVDDFSFSIQEGIYGLLGANGAGKTTLMRMMCDLLEPTTGAVMLNGQNIKKLGESYRDQLGYLPQNFGYYPNFTAWNFMMYLASLKGLPKGKAKNRCKELLEMVGLYEDRKKKLKTYSGGMKQRIGIAQALINDPKILILDEPTVGLDPGERSKFRNIISDYATHRIVILSTHIVSDVEYIADHIMIMKDGKLSQEAKANEICQSISDYVWQCKVSHQEVEDYKSKFIVSNLKNYEDAAELRIVSEMSPCQGAINISPNLEDLYLYHFRRL, via the coding sequence ATGGAATTAAAAATAGAAGGTTTAAGCAAATCATACAAAGGGAAGTTAGTGGTAGATGATTTTTCTTTTTCCATACAAGAGGGAATATATGGGTTATTAGGTGCCAATGGCGCAGGTAAAACCACACTAATGAGAATGATGTGTGATCTACTAGAACCGACCACAGGGGCTGTGATGTTAAATGGTCAAAATATAAAAAAATTAGGAGAGAGTTATAGAGATCAATTAGGTTATTTGCCACAAAATTTTGGTTATTACCCTAATTTTACGGCTTGGAATTTTATGATGTACCTTGCATCTTTAAAGGGATTACCAAAAGGAAAAGCAAAAAATAGGTGTAAAGAATTATTAGAGATGGTTGGGCTTTATGAAGACAGAAAGAAAAAATTAAAAACATATTCTGGCGGTATGAAACAAAGAATTGGTATTGCACAAGCATTGATTAACGACCCTAAAATATTAATATTAGATGAGCCAACAGTGGGGCTAGACCCTGGTGAGCGTTCAAAGTTTAGAAATATTATCAGTGATTATGCAACCCATAGAATCGTTATACTATCAACCCATATTGTTTCAGATGTTGAATATATTGCAGATCATATTATGATTATGAAAGATGGAAAGCTGTCCCAAGAAGCAAAAGCAAATGAAATCTGCCAATCCATATCGGATTATGTTTGGCAGTGTAAAGTTTCTCATCAAGAGGTAGAAGATTACAAAAGTAAATTTATAGTAAGCAATCTAAAGAATTATGAGGATGCAGCAGAGCTTCGTATTGTTTCAGAAATGTCTCCTTGCCAAGGTGCAATCAATATATCCCCTAATCTTGAAGATTTATATTTGTATCATTTTAGGAGGCTATAA
- a CDS encoding ABC transporter permease, with protein sequence MDIILYEIKKLVRRPITIIAFLIVCCVFLMNIVLDENGEIVDIQAIEAEKVEKANYTGAINEEWTNEIQVRLSQVINNPNNWMSKEERKEFTNSYLERGYTDEYIQNLPNNAFLTSQTLNSIQYRSLVEAESAATFYENAKQVAVQKGDFYRKTFEGNKGEALASRAEEMYHDLGDQYVANFGYNKGWIKLFSIQNRMPYTIGMFLIIVLTPIFSEEYSHKTLSSLFTSKYGKKRLIRSKIIAALVITTGTWLITHIVNISLVALIYGLEGYGTFVQDWVFDFSPFLWTMGSTYIAVILMNLLGMYFFASVALYVSTKTKNPFTTLVVSALMLLFPTLIFNQFIPFLPANILIGQHHFRNFMGYYILGNVVLMQQLIPILVILFSMVLIYRASKSFYKKQVEN encoded by the coding sequence TTGGACATTATTTTGTATGAAATAAAAAAGTTAGTTAGGCGTCCAATAACCATAATAGCATTTTTAATAGTATGTTGCGTATTCCTTATGAATATTGTTCTAGATGAAAATGGAGAAATAGTTGATATTCAGGCTATAGAAGCTGAAAAAGTAGAGAAAGCAAATTATACAGGAGCAATTAATGAAGAATGGACAAATGAAATACAAGTGAGATTATCTCAGGTCATCAATAATCCCAATAACTGGATGTCAAAAGAGGAACGAAAAGAGTTCACCAATAGCTATCTTGAGAGAGGTTATACAGATGAATATATACAAAATTTGCCTAATAATGCTTTTTTAACCTCACAAACTTTAAATAGCATACAGTATAGAAGCCTTGTAGAAGCAGAAAGTGCGGCGACATTTTATGAAAATGCTAAACAAGTAGCTGTTCAAAAAGGTGATTTTTATAGGAAGACTTTTGAAGGCAATAAAGGAGAAGCTTTGGCTAGTAGAGCTGAAGAAATGTATCATGACTTAGGAGACCAATATGTAGCAAACTTTGGCTATAACAAAGGTTGGATAAAGCTTTTTTCTATTCAAAATAGGATGCCTTATACAATTGGTATGTTTTTAATCATTGTTCTAACACCTATTTTTTCGGAAGAATATAGCCATAAGACCCTTAGTAGCCTCTTTACTTCTAAATATGGCAAGAAAAGATTAATAAGAAGCAAGATAATAGCAGCTTTGGTGATTACCACAGGGACATGGCTCATAACACATATAGTCAATATAAGTTTGGTAGCATTAATATATGGATTGGAAGGATATGGAACCTTTGTACAAGATTGGGTTTTTGACTTTAGTCCCTTTCTTTGGACGATGGGAAGCACTTATATAGCAGTTATTTTGATGAACTTATTAGGGATGTACTTTTTTGCGTCAGTTGCACTTTATGTATCAACTAAAACAAAAAATCCTTTTACAACACTAGTGGTCAGTGCATTAATGTTGCTGTTTCCAACTTTAATTTTTAATCAGTTCATACCTTTTTTACCAGCTAATATACTAATCGGACAACATCATTTTAGAAATTTTATGGGATACTATATCTTGGGAAATGTAGTGCTTATGCAACAGTTGATTCCTATTTTAGTCATACTATTTTCTATGGTATTAATTTATAGGGCATCTAAATCTTTTTATAAAAAACAAGTGGAAAATTAA